One window from the genome of Aeromonas sp. FDAARGOS 1405 encodes:
- a CDS encoding TPM domain-containing protein → MISKQFFHTLQAKVREAELETDAELVTVLAPASDGYRYIPTLWAALLAMLTPLLVFQLGFWLGWYEILLVQWSVWLLLSLLFHWTPIKMRLIPKKVRQHRAALMARLQFVEQGLHRTRDRLGVLIFVSAAEHYVEILVDDGIAQHIDNGQWQEIIDDFVARVRNKEIEQGFLECVERVSAILTDAFPATRDQNELPDSLIILDKP, encoded by the coding sequence ATGATTTCTAAACAGTTCTTCCACACGCTTCAGGCCAAGGTGCGCGAAGCGGAGCTAGAGACTGATGCTGAACTGGTCACCGTGCTGGCACCGGCCAGCGATGGCTATCGCTACATTCCCACCCTCTGGGCGGCGCTGCTGGCCATGCTCACCCCGCTGCTGGTGTTCCAGCTCGGCTTCTGGCTCGGCTGGTACGAGATCCTGCTGGTACAGTGGTCGGTCTGGCTGCTGCTGAGCCTGCTGTTCCACTGGACCCCCATCAAGATGCGGCTCATCCCGAAGAAGGTTCGCCAGCACCGGGCGGCCCTGATGGCACGCCTGCAATTTGTCGAACAGGGGCTGCACCGCACCCGCGACCGGCTCGGGGTGCTGATCTTCGTCTCTGCCGCCGAGCACTATGTAGAAATACTGGTGGATGACGGCATCGCCCAGCATATCGACAATGGCCAGTGGCAGGAGATCATCGACGACTTCGTTGCGCGAGTGCGCAACAAGGAGATCGAACAGGGTTTTCTGGAGTGCGTGGAGCGCGTCAGCGCCATTCTGACCGACGCCTTCCCGGCCACCCGGGATCAAAACGAGCTACCGGACAGTCTGATCATCCTCGACAAGCCCTGA
- a CDS encoding YgcG family protein, with translation MKMMLRTLLPFLLLWTAALQATPNFPVLSGRVVDEAALMSRKQAHQLTQQLATFEKRSGIQLVVVSVDSLDGETIEEYGYQLGRHWGIGQKGKNNGVLLLIAQDERKVRIEVGYGLEGALPDAIAANIIHGRILPAFKRGDMVAGIMAGSQSIMKALAGEYQPVKSNSSSKGGVLRDLCRFFLTVMGLIMIFILHSGIGWLGSGRVGAGSSGRSGSGFSGGGSSSSRSGGGFSGGGGSFGGGGASGGW, from the coding sequence ATGAAGATGATGCTGCGCACGCTACTCCCTTTTCTGCTGCTCTGGACGGCGGCGCTGCAGGCCACGCCGAACTTTCCTGTCTTGAGCGGACGGGTGGTGGATGAGGCAGCGCTGATGTCCCGCAAACAGGCCCATCAACTGACCCAGCAGCTGGCCACCTTTGAAAAGCGCAGCGGTATCCAGCTGGTGGTGGTCTCCGTCGACAGCCTCGATGGGGAGACCATCGAGGAGTACGGCTACCAACTCGGTCGCCACTGGGGGATCGGCCAGAAAGGCAAAAATAATGGCGTGCTGTTGCTGATCGCCCAGGATGAGCGCAAGGTGCGCATCGAAGTGGGATACGGGCTGGAAGGCGCCCTGCCCGACGCCATTGCCGCCAACATCATTCATGGTCGCATTCTGCCCGCCTTCAAGCGCGGCGATATGGTGGCCGGGATCATGGCCGGCAGCCAGAGCATCATGAAGGCTCTCGCCGGAGAGTACCAGCCAGTAAAGAGCAACAGCAGCAGTAAGGGTGGGGTACTCCGAGACCTCTGCCGGTTTTTCCTAACAGTGATGGGGCTGATCATGATCTTTATCCTGCACAGTGGAATCGGTTGGTTAGGCTCGGGTAGAGTTGGTGCCGGCTCCTCTGGCCGCTCCGGCAGCGGATTCAGCGGAGGTGGCAGCTCCTCTAGTCGCTCCGGCGGCGGATTCAGTGGTGGCGGTGGCAGTTTTGGCGGCGGCGGAGCCTCCGGTGGCTGGTAA
- a CDS encoding molybdopterin-dependent oxidoreductase, with protein MGGWLGRMLLLSGCLVSGIVLADEPFFKIKGDGCCHGKGEVVLTRAEFEALPQTEVKTQTPWTEGDHTYRGVLLRDLVKMYGIKSTEVKAVAINDYWAAVPLEDGDKYAVLLAEKQDGKALTLRNKGPLWIIYPLSDHPELNKELYHSRMVWQLTAIESK; from the coding sequence ATGGGTGGATGGCTTGGCAGGATGCTGCTGTTATCCGGCTGTCTCGTTTCTGGCATAGTGTTGGCTGATGAGCCTTTCTTCAAGATCAAAGGAGATGGCTGCTGCCATGGTAAAGGGGAGGTCGTGTTGACCCGGGCCGAGTTTGAGGCTTTACCTCAGACAGAGGTCAAGACCCAGACCCCCTGGACCGAGGGGGATCACACCTATCGTGGTGTGCTGCTGCGAGACCTGGTCAAGATGTACGGTATCAAGAGTACGGAGGTCAAGGCCGTCGCCATCAATGATTACTGGGCGGCTGTGCCGCTGGAAGATGGAGATAAATATGCGGTACTGCTGGCCGAGAAGCAGGATGGCAAGGCGTTGACCCTGCGCAACAAGGGGCCGCTCTGGATCATCTATCCCCTCTCTGATCACCCGGAGCTGAACAAGGAGCTCTATCACAGCCGGATGGTGTGGCAACTGACGGCGATTGAGAGCAAATAA
- a CDS encoding hotdog fold thioesterase, with protein sequence MSHDIAPIWRKPMSLEGLNATSRNTLMAHLDIVYTAFGTDWLEATMPVDHRTHQPLGMLHGGASVVLAETLGSIAANMAVGPNSYCVGLEVNANHLRAKREGVVTGRCTPLHLGATTQVWQIEIRDERERLLCTSRLTMAVLKHKRGKDSSEE encoded by the coding sequence ATGAGTCACGATATTGCGCCCATCTGGCGTAAACCCATGAGTCTGGAGGGGCTCAACGCCACCTCTCGCAACACCCTGATGGCCCATCTCGATATCGTCTACACGGCTTTTGGCACCGATTGGCTTGAAGCGACCATGCCGGTGGATCATCGCACACACCAACCCCTGGGCATGCTCCATGGCGGCGCATCTGTGGTGCTGGCGGAAACCTTGGGATCGATTGCCGCCAATATGGCGGTCGGGCCAAATAGCTACTGTGTGGGGCTGGAGGTGAATGCCAACCATCTGCGAGCTAAACGGGAAGGGGTGGTGACCGGGCGTTGCACGCCGCTCCATCTGGGAGCAACGACCCAGGTGTGGCAGATTGAAATTCGGGACGAACGTGAGCGTTTATTGTGCACCAGCCGACTGACCATGGCGGTGCTCAAACACAAGCGGGGCAAGGACTCCAGCGAGGAGTGA
- a CDS encoding DEAD/DEAH box helicase — MSDTEQLPLFSELGLAAPVLKALQDVGYERPSPIQAAAIPHLMAGHDLLGQAQTGTGKTAAFALPLLSRLEAGNRNTQILVLAPTRELALQVAEACQRYAHHMPDFHVLPIYGGASYETQTRALRRGAQVVVGTPGRVMDLIRRKNLDLSGLKALVLDEADEMLRMGFIDDVDWIMEQCPSTRQVALFSATMPEQIRRVAQKHLKQPKEIKIASKTATATTIRQRYWQVTGLHKLDAMTRLLEVESYEALLVFVRTKNAAEELAGKLAARGHACEALHGDIPQKLRERTVDKLRQGQLDILIATDVVARGLDVERITHVVNYDIPYDTESYVHRIGRTGRAGRKGEAILFVAPRERRMLRAIEHATRQAIEPMKMPSTEDINQHRLAKFKERIRETMMGEELEIYHNLVNELIEEDSADPLELAAALAKLVQGDQPLLLDDSIPDPLLNAGNDRGGFERRDFNDRGGRDFGDRGDRPARRMPSLEPRPLKDNPDVEMERYRVDVGAHHGVKPGQIVGAIANEANIESRFIGNIDIADDFSTVDLPKGMTADVLEVIKKARVCQRPLQITRYTEVPAGGNTSSRPPRGDRPFRGDRPFNKDRRPQGDRPFNKSGERREGGFNKDRKFGGKRRES; from the coding sequence ATGTCTGATACCGAACAACTGCCCCTTTTTAGTGAGCTTGGACTGGCCGCGCCTGTATTGAAAGCGCTGCAGGACGTGGGCTATGAGCGCCCGTCACCGATCCAGGCCGCAGCAATTCCCCACCTGATGGCGGGACACGATCTGCTGGGGCAGGCGCAAACCGGTACAGGGAAGACCGCTGCTTTTGCCTTGCCTCTGTTGTCTCGTCTGGAAGCTGGTAACCGCAACACCCAGATCCTGGTGCTGGCGCCTACCCGCGAACTGGCGCTGCAAGTGGCTGAAGCGTGCCAACGCTATGCCCACCACATGCCTGATTTCCACGTACTGCCCATCTACGGCGGTGCCTCCTACGAAACCCAGACCCGTGCTCTGCGCCGCGGTGCCCAAGTTGTCGTCGGTACTCCGGGCCGCGTGATGGACCTGATCCGTCGCAAGAACCTGGACCTCTCCGGCCTGAAAGCACTGGTACTGGACGAAGCTGATGAAATGCTGCGTATGGGCTTCATCGACGACGTTGACTGGATCATGGAGCAGTGCCCGAGCACTCGTCAGGTTGCCCTGTTCTCTGCCACCATGCCGGAGCAGATCCGTCGCGTGGCCCAGAAGCACCTGAAGCAGCCCAAAGAGATCAAGATCGCCTCCAAGACTGCTACCGCTACCACTATTCGCCAGCGCTACTGGCAGGTAACCGGTCTGCACAAGCTGGACGCCATGACCCGTCTGCTGGAAGTGGAATCCTACGAAGCCCTGCTGGTGTTCGTACGTACCAAGAACGCTGCCGAAGAGCTGGCAGGCAAGCTGGCCGCCCGTGGTCACGCTTGTGAAGCGCTGCACGGCGACATCCCGCAGAAACTGCGTGAGCGTACCGTCGACAAACTGCGTCAAGGCCAGCTGGATATCCTGATCGCCACCGACGTGGTTGCCCGTGGTCTGGACGTTGAGCGCATCACTCACGTAGTGAACTACGACATTCCGTACGACACCGAATCTTACGTTCACCGTATCGGTCGTACCGGTCGTGCCGGTCGTAAAGGCGAAGCCATCCTGTTCGTCGCTCCCCGTGAGCGTCGCATGCTGCGCGCTATCGAGCACGCAACCCGTCAGGCCATCGAGCCGATGAAGATGCCAAGCACTGAGGACATCAACCAGCATCGTCTGGCCAAGTTCAAAGAGCGCATCCGCGAAACCATGATGGGTGAAGAGCTCGAGATCTACCACAACCTGGTAAACGAGCTGATCGAAGAAGATTCTGCCGATCCGCTGGAGCTGGCTGCTGCGCTGGCCAAGCTGGTACAGGGTGACCAACCGCTGCTGCTGGATGACTCCATTCCGGATCCGCTGCTGAATGCTGGCAACGATCGTGGTGGCTTCGAGCGCCGTGACTTCAACGACCGTGGTGGTCGTGACTTCGGTGACCGTGGCGATCGTCCTGCCCGTCGCATGCCATCCCTCGAACCGCGTCCGCTGAAAGACAACCCGGATGTGGAGATGGAGCGCTATCGCGTAGACGTGGGTGCCCATCACGGCGTCAAGCCGGGCCAGATCGTAGGCGCCATCGCCAACGAAGCGAACATCGAGAGCCGCTTCATCGGCAACATCGACATCGCTGATGACTTCTCCACCGTCGATCTGCCGAAAGGCATGACCGCCGATGTACTGGAAGTGATCAAGAAAGCCCGTGTTTGCCAGCGTCCGCTGCAGATCACTCGCTACACCGAAGTGCCGGCCGGTGGCAACACCAGCAGCCGTCCGCCCCGTGGTGATCGTCCGTTCCGTGGCGACCGTCCTTTCAACAAGGATCGCCGTCCCCAGGGTGACCGTCCGTTCAACAAGAGCGGGGAGCGCCGTGAAGGTGGCTTCAACAAAGATCGCAAATTCGGTGGCAAGCGTCGCGAAAGCTGA
- a CDS encoding bifunctional diguanylate cyclase/phosphodiesterase, which translates to MLRGKFLSLILMVTTFLGVAIWSVWNYDRAFNAVTRYTQLSAWALAQLELEIRGFDEALSLYRTGSTSQEEMNKRFDIAWNRLDVFLHGDEARPVRTRFGAEQAAGNIMALFEKYEQDVISGGRDSKELARFAEELARDLAAIRDVMVKNFTGPSAIAQREVLNSSRTQNFFILAFLMLATVVMLLMLFREVRHQHFLAWNDALTCLPNRASLIKHLKQLTGHKGRPSSVTVCLVDLGHFREVNDSLGYEAGDALLTQLAGRIRAVSVDGIFAARTGSDEFAIIISGVMPTYLRFPFLEQLRNELAGLALATDPAHRVRVFMGISQYVRPVHTPEEMLLFADIALDSAKRKRLNRYVVFSSSMYQHYLRNRRLSTELRELIQHHSNLQLSLYYQPIVRGQGRVRLGAEVLIRWNHPEYGFIPPLDIISLAEENGLGEALGLWVFRRLQHDLATFPGDLIEPLEISVNLSSSMFNMGLAAQLEENMKDGPLSLQQLIVELTETIALDDIELSKQIIDTLRQIGVRVALDDFGTGWSSFSYLRELYFDKLKIDRSFITAIDNDTRQALFVEAITSLSHQLGVRVVAEGVENNDELNAVLSIGVDEIQGYFYSRPLPVQDFLLFCHRYFINRSIMQAVALG; encoded by the coding sequence ATGCTGCGCGGCAAGTTTCTGAGCTTGATCCTGATGGTGACTACCTTTTTGGGGGTCGCCATCTGGTCGGTCTGGAACTATGACCGTGCTTTTAATGCTGTGACCCGCTATACCCAACTCTCCGCCTGGGCGTTGGCGCAGCTGGAGCTGGAAATCCGTGGCTTTGATGAGGCTCTTTCTCTCTATCGTACCGGTTCGACCAGTCAGGAGGAGATGAACAAGCGCTTTGATATTGCCTGGAACCGGCTCGATGTCTTCCTGCACGGGGATGAAGCCAGGCCAGTGAGAACGCGTTTTGGGGCTGAACAGGCAGCAGGCAATATCATGGCCCTGTTCGAGAAGTATGAGCAGGACGTGATCAGTGGAGGGCGAGATTCAAAAGAACTTGCTCGCTTCGCCGAGGAGTTGGCGCGGGATCTGGCCGCGATCCGCGATGTGATGGTGAAAAATTTCACCGGCCCATCCGCCATTGCCCAGCGGGAGGTGCTCAATTCGTCGCGTACCCAGAACTTTTTCATTCTGGCCTTCCTGATGCTGGCGACCGTGGTGATGCTGCTGATGTTGTTTCGCGAAGTGCGCCACCAGCACTTTCTGGCGTGGAATGATGCGTTAACCTGTTTGCCAAATCGGGCCTCCCTGATCAAACACCTCAAACAGCTGACGGGACATAAAGGGCGTCCCAGTAGTGTGACTGTCTGTCTGGTGGATCTTGGTCATTTCAGGGAGGTGAATGACAGCTTGGGTTACGAGGCGGGGGATGCATTGCTGACGCAACTGGCCGGGCGGATCCGCGCGGTATCGGTTGACGGTATCTTTGCCGCCCGCACAGGTAGCGATGAGTTTGCCATCATTATTTCCGGTGTCATGCCCACCTATCTGCGCTTTCCATTTCTGGAACAGCTGCGTAATGAGCTTGCCGGGCTCGCCTTGGCGACCGACCCCGCCCACAGGGTACGGGTCTTTATGGGGATCAGCCAGTACGTGCGACCGGTACACACGCCGGAGGAGATGCTGCTGTTTGCCGATATCGCTCTCGACAGTGCCAAGCGCAAGCGGCTGAATCGTTACGTGGTTTTCTCCAGCAGCATGTATCAGCACTATCTGCGTAACCGCCGTTTGTCGACCGAGTTGCGCGAGCTGATCCAGCACCACAGTAATTTGCAGTTGAGCCTCTACTATCAGCCCATTGTCCGTGGTCAAGGTAGGGTGCGACTGGGGGCTGAGGTGCTGATCCGCTGGAATCATCCTGAGTACGGTTTTATACCGCCCCTGGACATCATCTCGCTCGCTGAGGAGAACGGCTTGGGTGAGGCGCTGGGATTATGGGTCTTCCGGCGCTTGCAACATGATCTTGCCACTTTCCCTGGCGACTTGATTGAGCCGCTGGAGATCTCGGTTAACCTTTCCAGCTCCATGTTCAATATGGGGTTGGCAGCCCAGCTGGAAGAGAACATGAAAGATGGACCACTAAGCCTGCAACAGCTGATCGTCGAGCTGACCGAAACTATTGCTCTGGATGATATAGAGCTGAGCAAGCAGATCATCGACACCCTGCGTCAGATCGGAGTGCGCGTGGCTCTCGATGATTTCGGCACTGGCTGGTCATCGTTCTCCTACTTGCGGGAACTCTATTTCGACAAGCTCAAGATCGACCGCTCATTTATCACAGCCATCGACAATGACACCCGACAGGCCCTGTTCGTCGAGGCGATTACCAGTCTTTCTCATCAGCTCGGTGTGCGGGTGGTGGCGGAAGGAGTGGAAAACAACGATGAGCTGAATGCGGTGTTGAGTATCGGGGTGGACGAAATTCAGGGCTACTTCTACTCGAGACCCTTGCCGGTGCAGGACTTTTTGCTGTTCTGCCATCGCTACTTTATCAATCGGAGCATCATGCAGGCGGTCGCACTGGGTTAG